DNA from Methanomassiliicoccales archaeon:
AGGACATGAGGGCCATAACTAAGGATGCGGAGGGGAAAGCTTGATAATCGCCGAAAGGAAGCCGCTGACCGAGGTCATAGGGATGCTGGATGGAACGAAGGAGATCACCGTCCTCGGGTGCCGCTCCTGCACCGCTATCTGTCTCGCTGGAGGGGAGAAGGAGGTCAACGAGCTGACCGAGGCGCTCTCTTTGCACTCGGAACTGAAGAGAAAAGGCTGGACGGTACGCTCCGTCACCGTGGAACGGGCCTGCGAGAAGGAGTTCCTCTCTCCCCTGGAAAAGCGGGAGGGCACCGTGGTCAGCCTGGCCTGCGGCGTCGGCGCCCAGGTGGCGCAGGCGATGTTCCCGTCCTTGCGTGTCGTGCCCGGGGTGGACACCTCCAACATGGGCGCCCCGGAGGGCCTGGGCGTCTTCATGGAGAAGTGCGCCGGCTGCGGCGACTGCATCCTGCACCTTACGGCGGGGATTTGTCCCATCGCCCGCTGTGCCAAGAGCTTGCTCAACGGTCCCTGCGGCGGCAGCCAGAACGGCAAATGCGAGGTGTCCCCGGACACCCCCTGCGCCTGGGACCAGATCGTGCAGGCGCAAATGGCCCAGAGCAGGGCCGACCTACTGGACGTGATAATTCCTCCCAAGGACTGGCGCCCCAGCCGGCACGGCGGGCCAAGGCGAATCGTGAACCTGGAGGCCGCCCCCGGTGAGGTCCAGAAAGGATGGAGGGGTGAGGAATGAGCGTCAGCCTCCTACAGTCGACGCTCGACGGCGGCAAGTTCGTGGTCACCATGGAGATCGGCCCGCCCAAGTCCTGCGAGCCGGAACACCTGCGCAAGATGGCCCGAGAGCTCCGGGGCTGCGCCCACGCCTTCAACCTCACGGACAACCAGGCGGCCAACGTGCACATGTCCAGCTTGGCCTCCTCCTTGATATGTATGCAGGAAGGCCTGGAGCCGGTCATGCAGATGACCTGCCGGGACCGCAACCGCATCGCCATGCAGAGCGAGGTCATCGGGGCCAGCGCCCTGGGCATAAGGAACGTGCTGTGCCTGAGCGGCGACCACCAGGTCTTCGGGGGGCAGCTCCAGGCCAAGAACGTCTACGACGTCGACCCGCTGCAGCAGCTAATGATCTTCCGCCGCATGCGGGACGAGGGCAGGAACTGGTCCGGGGAAGCGCTCCCGCAGCCCCCGCAGCTGTTCCTCGGCGCGGCGGCCAACCCCTTCGCCGATCCCTTCGAGTTCCGCGTGACCCGCCTGGCCAAGAAGGTCAATGCCGGGGCGCAGTTCGTACAGACCCAGTGCGTCCTGGACCTGGAGAGGTTCAAGAGGTTCATGGAATTGGTCCGGGAGCGCGGGCTGCAGGAGAAGGTGCACATCATCGCCGGCGTCATCCCGCTGCGCTCGCACAAGGCGGCGCTGTTCATGAAGGACAAGGTGGCCGGAATGAGCGTCCCCGATTTCGTCGTGGACCGCCTGCGCAACGCCGCGGACCCCAAGGAGGAAGGCATCCGGCTCTGTCTGGAAACGATCGAGCAGCTGAGGTGCATGGACGGGGTGCACGGCGTGCACATCACCGCCATCGCCTGGGAGGAGATCGTGCCCCGCCTGGTCCGCGAGGCCGGTCTGATGCCGTAATCACCCCTTCCCCCTTCTCGCGCCTTCGCAGTAAGCATTATTAACAGTCAGCGACCAATCATTACCGGGAGTTAACGATGGTAGAGTTGAACGTCGATTGTTCAGGGAAGAATTGCCCGGTCCCCCTCATCGAAATGAGGAAGGCCATCAGGAAGGCGTCCAAGGGCGACGTGGTGGTGATCACCGGCGACCATCCCGCCTCCAAGAAGGAGATACCCATGGCCGTGGGATCTTTAGGCCAGGAGCTGGTGGACGTCAAGGAGACGGGGGACAAGTGGACCATCCGCATCCGCAAGGTGAAGGATTGATGATATGACAGAGAAGGCCACCATAATCGTGCACAGCGGAGAACTGGACAAGATCTACAGCGCCCTCATAATCGGTACCGGTTCGCTCTCTATGGGCATAGAGGTGTCGCTCTACTTCACCTTCTGGGGGCTGCAGCGCCTGAAGAAGGGCGGATTGGACAAAGGGGCGCTATCCAAAATGAACATGCTCGGCCTGGGGCGGTGGATGGTCAAGAAGCGCATGAAGGCCGCTGGGGTCGAGGAACTATACAAACTTATGAGCGACTTCCGCGAGCTCGGGGGGAAGATAATCGCCTGCGAGATGACCATGGAGGTCATGGGGATATCGCGCTCTGACCTGCGCGAGGACCTTATCGACGAGTACGGAGCGATCGGGACGTACGTGAACGAGGCCAAAGGCTCGCAGATAACACTGTTCATCTGAGGTGCTAAGTTGCCGATATACATGGACAATGCCGCCGCCACCCGCCTGGACGAGAGGGTGCTGGATGCCATGCGCCCCTATTTCCTGGACTCTTACGCCGTGGCCACCTCCGAGTTCGGCTACTCCATGGGCCTGGAGGCCAGGGAGACGTTGACGGAGGCCAGGCAGAAGCTGTCACAGACCCTCGGCGTCAAGGATCACGAGCTGATATTCACCTCTGGGGACACCGAGTCCAGCAACATGGCGCTGAAAGGGGTCGCATTATCTTTGAGTAAAAAGAAGGGAAAGCACATCTTGGTCAACGCCATCGAGGACTTCCCAGTGCTCAATTCGGCGAAGGCCCTGGAGAGACGGGGGTACAAGGTCACATTGCTGCCGGTGGACACGGACGGAGTGCTGGACCTGGAGGCCTTGAAGTCCTCCCTGACCAAGGAGACCATACTTCTCTCGGTGCAACAGGCCAATCAGGAGATCGGCACACTGCAGGACCTCAAGGCCGTCGGCGAGATAGCGCACGATAAGGACGTGCTATTCCACACCGACGCCACCCACGCCTACACCCGGGTGCCGACGGACTACGGGCGGTTACCTGTAGATATGGTGACCATCAGCGCCCACACCATTCACGGTCCCAAGGGGGTGGGCGGGCTGCTGGTGAAGGAGGGGACGCCCCTCTCCAAATGGATGGACGGCGGATTCCAGGAGAACAACCTGAGGGCCGGACTAGAGAACATACCCGGCATCGTAGGCTTCGCCAAGGCCGTGGAGCTGGTCACCGAGGAGGAGAACGAACGCCTGCGGCAGATCAGGGACACGCTGATCGACCGTCTACTGACCGAGGTGGAGGACACCACCCTCAACGGGCATCGCAGCCAACGCGTCCCACAGAACGCCAACATAACCTACCACTATGTGGAGGGCGAGTCGATAACCTTGCACCTGGACATGAGGGGGATAATGGTGTCCACCGGCTCCGCCTGCTTCAGCCGCTCGCTGGAGGCCAGCCACGTCATCATGGGCATCGGTGGGGACCATGAGCGGGCCCACGGTTCCATACGCTATTCGCTGGGACGGTTCAACCGCCTGGAGGAGACCGGGGAGGTCGTGGAGGCCATGAAGGACATCGTGAAGAGGCTGAGGGAGATCAGCCCTTTAAAGAGAGGAGGTAAGTGACATGCCATTGCCGTACAACGCCATCGTGATGGAGCATTTCAAGAACCCGCGCAACGTGGGAAAGATGGAGAACCCGGACGGGAAGTCCACCGTGGGCAGTCCGGCCTGCGGAGACATGGTCTCTGTCTACATAGAGGTGGACGAGAAGACCAAGGTGATAACGAACGTGAAGTTCGAATCGTACGGGTGCGCGTCCAACATCGCCACCGGTTCTATCATAACCGAGATGGCCAAGGGCAAGACCTTGGAGGAGGTCAAGAAGATCACCTGGAAGGAGGCGTCGGACGCCCTCGGCGGATTACCGAAGATCAAGTCGCACTGCTCGGTGCTCGCGGTGGAAGGGCTGCGCGACGCCATCACAAACTACGAAGAGAAGCACGGCCTGGTCGTAGAGAAGGTGCCTACAACCTTGGAGGTCATACGGCGCCGGCTGAAGAACGTGCTGAACCCGTTGACCGGGCTGGACATCGTACGGACGAACCTGGTGACGGAGATGGGGATCAAGGACGGCGTGGTCACCATACGTGTCGACCTGCCGGAGGACCACCAGTTCGCCAACAACATCAAGGACGAGATAAAGGAGAAGATAGAGAACATCTGGGACGTGACCCGGGTGGACCTCTTCTTTAAAAAGTGATCAGCCGCCCAGGAATATGACCAGGGTCAGGAAGGCCAGGTAAAGCATACCGCCGATGAACAGCCCGGACATCTTGATCTCCCGGTGCGAGGATTCCTTATACAGGATCACCGCGGATATCAGGGCTATCATCATGCTTATGCCCTGCAGCATCTGGGCGGACTGCGACCAGTCGATGGTCCACTCGGTGAAGATGACGCCGATGGTCACCGGGATACAGCTCTGGAAGACCATGGCCCCGGTGATGTTCCCGATGGCGAAGGTGTCCTTTCCCTCCCTGATCCACAGGAAGGAGTTGAACTTCTCCGGCAGCTCCGTGGCCACGGGCACGATGAGGATCGATAGAATGAGCGGGCTGAGGCCGATGGCCCCCGCCAGCGACTCGATCTCTCCCACGAACATGTTGGCGCCGACGATGATGGCGATCAGGGCCAAGGCGATCTGGAAAAATATCATGGGCGTGGATGGTTCACCGGTGCGGATGACGCTGTCCAGACCGCGCCCCACCGGGTCCTCCAGACAGGGTATCTCATTGCCCTCGCGATCGAAGCATTTCTTGGCGATGCGGTCGCAGTACAGACCGTCGACCTCATCATCGGCGCAGGTGTCGCCCATCTTCATGGCGTTGTAGACATAGAACACGTAAAGGCCGATCAGTCCGAACCCCAGGACCACCTTGGCCAGGTGCAGCTCGGCCGGCACCAGGGCCGCCAACACGGCCAGGGCGTAAGCCCCGATGAAGAACTTGAGGTCCCTGCGGATGAGCCTCCCGTCCACGCGCAGAATACCAACCCCCCGCCTCTTGCGGAAGACCAGGACGGCCATTCCGCACACGAACAGGGCCAAGGTGGCCAGCATGAACGGGGCTCCCAATATGGCGCCCACGCCGATCGCCCCGCCCGCTCCGCTGTCGTTCAGGAAGAAGATGGCTATGATGGGTATGACCGTCTCCGGAAGGGCGGTACCTACGGCGGCCAGCACCGAGCCGACCGCCCCCTCGGAGAGCTCGAAGCGCTTACCGGCCCACTCCACACCGTTGGTGAAGAACTCGCACCCGATGAGGATGATGGCGAAGCTGAGAACGAAGGCTATGATGTCCATGGGGGATTGAACACGGATTCCGCTCCGTCTAATAAAGCTAATCTTGGAACGAGGTCGGCCTCAACGACGATCCAACCGTTCCGATGTGCGAAAACCATCCCGACCATTTCCGATGATGGTCGAAGGATATTCGCATCAGTGGTCGACCTGTATAGGTCTATCTCTCAGCTCCCTCCAGCCGCCGAGGCTCCTGCGGCGGCGGCCGCGTCCTCCGAGGCCATGACCGCCAGGTACCAGCATAGGGTTATCAGGAGCGCCAGGTCCCGGTTGTTGAGGCCGGCAGGGAATATGAGCACGTCCCCCGCATGCTTGAAGGCCGCCCATTCCTTCCTCAGCTTGAACATCGATTCGCCGCGCTGGTCCGTGACCTCATAATCGAAACGGGTCATCCCGGAACGGGCGAAATGGTACCTTTGCCCGTTGGTGAAGAGCAGGTCCCCGTTCCCCGACCAGTCCAGGGTGAGCTTGGCCAGTTCGACCTCGAACTCCTGCCGGCGCACAGTGATGTTCGGATGGAGGAAGCCACCCCGCTTGAAGGTGTACCTGCCCTCCCGAGACGACGACAGTCCCATGGACCGGAAGGCCTGCGGCCATTCGAGGGTGGCGTAGGCCTTCTCTCCGGATATCAGTCGGTGCCACCTCTGGGTCCATTTGGGCTGCTCCCAACGCAATACCGGAACGTCGATGCTGCCGAACTCGCCGGTCATGACGATACCATTGACTAGTTAGGTAATTATTTTGTCCGCACCGCAGGTTGCAAATACCTCCTGCTTCCCTGCCATGAATCATGACCGCCGTGGAAAACCAGTTCGCTCCGATCGACGACAAATGGTTCGATGAGGCCAGACAACGCTTCGCCTCCCCCTTCATAGGCACCAACCATGGCCATGTGCCCGTGGACCCCATGATGCTGTCGCACGCCGCAGTGGCCAGCGGTCACACCATACGCGAGTTCTACGAAAACCCCGAGCTGGGGTCGCAATGCGTAGCTTCCATACAAGAGCTCTACGACCTTCTACCGATTACGCACTGGTACTTCTCCCTGCCCTGGTTGACCGAGCTGGGAATGGAGGCCCAGTACATGGACTACATGCCTCCCGTCCCCAAGGCCCCTATAGTCTTCGACCCTTCCCAGGTCGACGAGCTAGTGGTGCCGTCGAAGGAGGAACTATCCAAGGGCTGGACCATAAACCAGCTGTTCCGGGGCAACGACTACACGGAGAAGCACTTACCCAAGATGTTCTCCCCCATCGCCATCGCCACCGACCTCACCGGCAGCGGGGCCCAGCTGTGCGGGGTGGAGAACTTCATCATGTGGACGATAACCCAACCGGACCTGGCCCATAAGCTGGTCCGAGCCTACATGGAGACCGCGGCCATCGGCGCCGGGATAATCGCCGACAGATACGGCACGGCAGCCATCACCACCGGTTCCGTGCTGGGCAACAACGATATCTTCTCCGACGAAGCGGTGAGGGAGTTCTCCGGGAAGTACCTGAACGAGTTCGTGCTCAAGTGCTTCGAGAACGGCGCCGGCCCGCAGGTGTTCTATCACCTTTGCGGCAACCACGAGACCGATTACAAGGTGCTCAAGGAAGAGATGGCCTGGTCCCCCATGACCATCGTCCACGTGGGATACCAGGGCCGGGAGGTGTTCCCATCCGACCTGTTGATACAGGAGTTCGGCGGCTATGCCACCTGCATGGGGGCGGTGGACACCAAGCTGATGCTCAATGGCACGCCTATGCAGGTCTACGAGCAGGCCAAGATGCAGTTGCTGA
Protein-coding regions in this window:
- a CDS encoding methylenetetrahydrofolate reductase C-terminal domain-containing protein; protein product: MIIAERKPLTEVIGMLDGTKEITVLGCRSCTAICLAGGEKEVNELTEALSLHSELKRKGWTVRSVTVERACEKEFLSPLEKREGTVVSLACGVGAQVAQAMFPSLRVVPGVDTSNMGAPEGLGVFMEKCAGCGDCILHLTAGICPIARCAKSLLNGPCGGSQNGKCEVSPDTPCAWDQIVQAQMAQSRADLLDVIIPPKDWRPSRHGGPRRIVNLEAAPGEVQKGWRGEE
- a CDS encoding methylenetetrahydrofolate reductase; translated protein: MSVSLLQSTLDGGKFVVTMEIGPPKSCEPEHLRKMARELRGCAHAFNLTDNQAANVHMSSLASSLICMQEGLEPVMQMTCRDRNRIAMQSEVIGASALGIRNVLCLSGDHQVFGGQLQAKNVYDVDPLQQLMIFRRMRDEGRNWSGEALPQPPQLFLGAAANPFADPFEFRVTRLAKKVNAGAQFVQTQCVLDLERFKRFMELVRERGLQEKVHIIAGVIPLRSHKAALFMKDKVAGMSVPDFVVDRLRNAADPKEEGIRLCLETIEQLRCMDGVHGVHITAIAWEEIVPRLVREAGLMP
- a CDS encoding sulfurtransferase TusA family protein; the encoded protein is MVELNVDCSGKNCPVPLIEMRKAIRKASKGDVVVITGDHPASKKEIPMAVGSLGQELVDVKETGDKWTIRIRKVKD
- a CDS encoding DsrE/DsrF/DrsH-like family protein, yielding MTEKATIIVHSGELDKIYSALIIGTGSLSMGIEVSLYFTFWGLQRLKKGGLDKGALSKMNMLGLGRWMVKKRMKAAGVEELYKLMSDFRELGGKIIACEMTMEVMGISRSDLREDLIDEYGAIGTYVNEAKGSQITLFI
- a CDS encoding cysteine desulfurase family protein, yielding MPIYMDNAAATRLDERVLDAMRPYFLDSYAVATSEFGYSMGLEARETLTEARQKLSQTLGVKDHELIFTSGDTESSNMALKGVALSLSKKKGKHILVNAIEDFPVLNSAKALERRGYKVTLLPVDTDGVLDLEALKSSLTKETILLSVQQANQEIGTLQDLKAVGEIAHDKDVLFHTDATHAYTRVPTDYGRLPVDMVTISAHTIHGPKGVGGLLVKEGTPLSKWMDGGFQENNLRAGLENIPGIVGFAKAVELVTEEENERLRQIRDTLIDRLLTEVEDTTLNGHRSQRVPQNANITYHYVEGESITLHLDMRGIMVSTGSACFSRSLEASHVIMGIGGDHERAHGSIRYSLGRFNRLEETGEVVEAMKDIVKRLREISPLKRGGK
- a CDS encoding iron-sulfur cluster assembly scaffold protein; the protein is MPLPYNAIVMEHFKNPRNVGKMENPDGKSTVGSPACGDMVSVYIEVDEKTKVITNVKFESYGCASNIATGSIITEMAKGKTLEEVKKITWKEASDALGGLPKIKSHCSVLAVEGLRDAITNYEEKHGLVVEKVPTTLEVIRRRLKNVLNPLTGLDIVRTNLVTEMGIKDGVVTIRVDLPEDHQFANNIKDEIKEKIENIWDVTRVDLFFKK